A region from the Coffea eugenioides isolate CCC68of chromosome 9, Ceug_1.0, whole genome shotgun sequence genome encodes:
- the LOC113783517 gene encoding deoxycytidylate deaminase isoform X1 — MNSSRDWVVLSTAAVLGALASTSVISFYFFFNGKRKRFPFSSATSNGRRSSSNVVVFNSSSNGSDESREIKAQPLNPFDPSKRKGYLSWDDYFMAIAFLSAERSKDPNRQVGACLVSQNGIILGIGYNGFPRGCSDDMLPWSKKSKNGNPLETKYPYVCHAEVNAILNTNHASAAGQKLYVTMFPCNECAKIIIQSGVSEVIYFVEKRLDNSQTTYVASQKLLSMAGVKIRRHQPQMNQILIKFQEL; from the exons ATGAATTCCTCGAGAGATTGGGTGGTGTTATCAACTGCGGCGGTTTTGGGTGCTTTAGCCTCAACTTCGGTTATATCTTTCTACTTTTTCTTCAACGGCAAAAGAAAGCGCTTCCCCTTTTCCTCCGCCACCTCCAACGGCCGCCGGAGCAGCAGCAACGTCGTCGTCTTCAATTCGTCGTCTAACGGCTCTGATGAGAGTCGGGAGATTAAAGCTCAACCCTTGAACCCTTTTGATCCCTCCAAACGAAAAGG ATATTTGTCATGGGATGACTACTTTATGGCAATAGCATTTCTATCAGCTGAGAGGTCTAAAGATCCCAATAGGCAG GTTGGTGCATGTTTGGTCAGTCAAAATGGCATCATATTAG GCATTGGCTATAATGGATTCCCACGTGGTTGTTCGGACGATATGCTTCCATGGTCAAAG AAATCCAAGAACGGAAATCCACTGGAGACAAAGTACCC TTATGTTTGTCATGCTGAAGTCAATGCAATTCTTAATACAAATCATGCATCTGCTGCAGGACAG AAACTCTATGTTACTATGTTTCCATGCAACGAATGTGCAAAGATTATTATCCAG TCAGGTGTGTCAGAAGTGATATACTTTGTGGAGAAGAGGTTGGATAACTCTCAAACTACCTACGTTGCATCACAAAAACTTCTATCCATGGCTGGTGTGAAA ATTAGAAGACATCAACCTCAGATGAATCagattttgatcaaatttcaggaGCTATAG
- the LOC113783517 gene encoding deoxycytidylate deaminase isoform X2: MNSSRDWVVLSTAAVLGALASTSVISFYFFFNGKRKRFPFSSATSNGRRSSSNVVVFNSSSNGSDESREIKAQPLNPFDPSKRKGYLSWDDYFMAIAFLSAERSKDPNRQVGACLVSQNGIILGIGYNGFPRGCSDDMLPWSKKSKNGNPLETKYPYVCHAEVNAILNTNHASAAGQKLYVTMFPCNECAKIIIQSGVSEVIYFVEKRLDNSQTTYVASQKLLSMAD; the protein is encoded by the exons ATGAATTCCTCGAGAGATTGGGTGGTGTTATCAACTGCGGCGGTTTTGGGTGCTTTAGCCTCAACTTCGGTTATATCTTTCTACTTTTTCTTCAACGGCAAAAGAAAGCGCTTCCCCTTTTCCTCCGCCACCTCCAACGGCCGCCGGAGCAGCAGCAACGTCGTCGTCTTCAATTCGTCGTCTAACGGCTCTGATGAGAGTCGGGAGATTAAAGCTCAACCCTTGAACCCTTTTGATCCCTCCAAACGAAAAGG ATATTTGTCATGGGATGACTACTTTATGGCAATAGCATTTCTATCAGCTGAGAGGTCTAAAGATCCCAATAGGCAG GTTGGTGCATGTTTGGTCAGTCAAAATGGCATCATATTAG GCATTGGCTATAATGGATTCCCACGTGGTTGTTCGGACGATATGCTTCCATGGTCAAAG AAATCCAAGAACGGAAATCCACTGGAGACAAAGTACCC TTATGTTTGTCATGCTGAAGTCAATGCAATTCTTAATACAAATCATGCATCTGCTGCAGGACAG AAACTCTATGTTACTATGTTTCCATGCAACGAATGTGCAAAGATTATTATCCAG TCAGGTGTGTCAGAAGTGATATACTTTGTGGAGAAGAGGTTGGATAACTCTCAAACTACCTACGTTGCATCACAAAAACTTCTATCCATGGCTG ATTAG